One Heyndrickxia oleronia genomic window, CCTTGCTTTGTTTTAATAGCTATAATATCTCCATCATCATTTTTTCTAACTGCGATAATTTCTTCTTTTCCATCGTTTTGATATCGATTTTCGTTTTCGAGTATAGAATTTTCAGTACCTTGCTGTTTATATTGCTCATAGATTTCCTCAAAATTCTTTGAACTAATTTTACACACCTCCAATCCTGTAGTATAAGCAAATATTCATTAAATATGTTTATTAGTGGTAGATACAGACTTTATTCACATCCAGAAAACCCTACTTTTGTCATGATGTACATCTGGTGTTGAATTAATTAAAATAGACATTGGGGCGAAAATTATCCTCTAACGTACAATGACTTA contains:
- a CDS encoding DUF3892 domain-containing protein — its product is MSSKNFEEIYEQYKQQGTENSILENENRYQNDGKEEIIAVRKNDDGDIIAIKTKQGRELDYVTALEEAKAGKLAHVDVFHKYGRDILRSEPDGIKENNLDELPQF